Proteins encoded together in one Lysinibacillus sp. FSL K6-0232 window:
- a CDS encoding RNA polymerase sigma factor, whose protein sequence is MIEAELILKAQQGEKEAYIELIQIHQRTVEKFAFQCGVHSNDLADVSQEVFVKLYRFLHQFKQDRFTTWLYKITLNATRDYYRKEQRQQAKEQKLHAQPQHTSTSSAEEFMLLFEEDRLLHNAIQALDEKYRYPLVLYYFHELKYEEIAEVLNISLSTVKVRLLRAKERLKVALMQEGCAENG, encoded by the coding sequence TTGATAGAAGCTGAACTAATCTTAAAAGCACAGCAAGGGGAGAAAGAGGCATATATTGAGCTTATTCAAATTCATCAACGAACTGTAGAAAAATTCGCCTTTCAATGTGGTGTACATAGTAATGATTTAGCAGATGTGTCACAGGAAGTATTTGTGAAGCTATATCGCTTTTTACATCAATTTAAACAGGATCGTTTTACAACATGGCTCTATAAAATTACCTTAAATGCAACTCGTGATTATTATCGTAAGGAGCAACGGCAGCAAGCAAAAGAGCAAAAGCTTCATGCGCAACCACAGCACACATCAACTTCCTCCGCAGAAGAATTTATGCTGTTATTTGAAGAGGATAGGCTGCTCCATAATGCCATTCAAGCACTCGATGAAAAGTATCGCTATCCGCTCGTATTGTATTACTTTCATGAATTAAAATACGAGGAAATTGCAGAGGTGCTTAACATTTCATTATCAACGGTGAAGGTGCGATTATTACGAGCGAAGGAAAGGCTAAAGGTAGCATTAATGCAGGAGGGGTGTGCTGAAAATGGATGA
- a CDS encoding sodium-dependent transporter has translation MSSRDQFTTKIGFILAAAGSAIGLGAIWKFPYMAGTNGGSVFILLFILCTFFIGLPVLIAEFMIGRRGQKDAVTSFKEQAPGKPWYLIGWGGMIIAGLILSFYSVVGGWILSYLGRAITFKLTNTNADINYADLFGSIISSPFEAVLVQGLFMLLTVVIVSAGIKGGIEKASTWMMPLLFIFFIVLVIRSLTLDGAMEGVKFMFVPDWSYFNAETFLMALGQAFFSLSVGIAVMITYASYLSKTEKIGNSAINVASMNIIISLLAGLVIFPAVFALGYTPDQGPGLVFIILPAVFEQLPLGGLFLTIFFILLLFATVTSSISMLEIVVAIAIGEQPEKRRKIAWIGGIIIFIVGIPSALSFGILSDVQILDRSIFDFVDFLTNSIGMPIGALFISIFAGYYYTKDISRKELAASSTMFNIWYILIRYISPIAIFIIFIQGVLPLFK, from the coding sequence GTGTCATCGAGAGATCAATTTACAACTAAAATTGGATTTATTTTAGCAGCCGCAGGAAGTGCCATTGGGCTAGGAGCGATTTGGAAGTTCCCCTATATGGCTGGCACAAATGGCGGTAGTGTCTTTATTTTATTATTTATTTTATGTACATTTTTTATCGGCTTACCAGTGCTCATAGCAGAGTTTATGATTGGTCGTCGAGGTCAAAAGGATGCTGTCACATCTTTTAAAGAGCAAGCGCCAGGAAAACCATGGTATCTCATCGGTTGGGGTGGGATGATTATCGCTGGTCTTATCCTATCGTTCTATAGTGTTGTAGGTGGGTGGATTTTAAGCTATCTAGGTCGTGCCATTACGTTTAAGCTTACAAATACGAATGCTGATATCAACTATGCAGATTTATTTGGCAGTATTATTTCAAGCCCCTTTGAAGCTGTTCTTGTGCAGGGTTTGTTTATGTTATTAACAGTCGTGATTGTTTCAGCAGGAATTAAAGGTGGCATTGAAAAGGCAAGCACTTGGATGATGCCTTTGCTCTTTATTTTCTTTATTGTCTTAGTTATACGCTCTTTAACATTAGATGGGGCGATGGAAGGCGTTAAATTTATGTTTGTACCTGATTGGTCTTATTTTAACGCAGAAACTTTTTTAATGGCTTTAGGACAAGCCTTTTTCTCATTAAGTGTCGGTATTGCGGTAATGATTACCTATGCTTCTTATCTCTCTAAAACAGAGAAGATTGGCAACTCAGCCATCAACGTAGCATCCATGAATATTATCATTTCACTGCTTGCAGGTCTAGTTATTTTTCCAGCGGTATTTGCGCTTGGCTATACGCCTGACCAAGGACCTGGTCTTGTCTTTATTATTTTGCCAGCTGTTTTTGAGCAGCTACCTCTTGGTGGACTATTCTTAACGATTTTCTTTATACTCCTGCTTTTTGCAACAGTCACTTCTTCCATTTCTATGCTTGAAATTGTTGTTGCCATTGCGATTGGAGAGCAGCCCGAAAAACGGAGAAAGATTGCTTGGATTGGTGGTATCATTATCTTTATCGTTGGTATTCCAAGTGCATTGTCATTCGGTATATTATCGGATGTACAAATTTTAGATCGCTCCATTTTTGACTTTGTTGATTTTCTCACTAACAGTATTGGTATGCCAATAGGCGCATTATTCATTTCGATATTTGCTGGCTATTATTACACAAAAGATATTTCGCGTAAGGAGCTTGCTGCCTCCAGTACGATGTTCAACATTTGGTATATATTAATACGCTATATCTCCCCAATTGCTATTTTTATTATTTTTATTCAGGGTGTTTTACCATTATTTAAGTAG
- a CDS encoding DUF1871 family protein: MENIKMNQAAVHLLEEWDPFHLGSDHYDTETADVVAALQGIDDPSTLAKVIQETYEHSFEQWIPFEECVAISYKLIAIKFEAKCII; encoded by the coding sequence TTGGAAAATATAAAAATGAATCAAGCAGCAGTACATCTATTAGAGGAGTGGGACCCATTCCACTTAGGTTCAGATCATTATGATACAGAAACAGCAGATGTTGTTGCAGCATTGCAAGGAATTGACGACCCATCAACACTTGCAAAGGTTATTCAAGAAACATATGAGCATTCGTTTGAACAATGGATACCATTTGAAGAGTGTGTAGCCATTTCTTACAAACTAATTGCCATTAAATTTGAAGCAAAATGTATTATCTAA
- a CDS encoding MalY/PatB family protein has protein sequence MSIFDQTIKRRYTNSIKWDAMEKVYGLQDASDILPMWVADMDFAPPAAVTKALQQYLEHAVFGYSLIGEEALQSIVDWQKARHDWQIHKDSILFCNGVVAALANCIVALTEPNDKILISSPIYPPFFTIPKNNAREVVSCPLVEKDGTFTYDFEAFEQALAQNIKAYILCNPHNPGGYVWDEATLKEIIRLCAKYDVLIISDEIHADLMLNGEKHTPLAKIAGDEIDRIITCMAPTKTFNLAGIQVAYMIVTDKKKRLQLEAVNMASGQGLLNSFAPVALHAAYTEGAPWLEELLSYISANMDYVKAELEKIPGIYVAKPQSTYLLWIDYRQLALDEKNVMKRLLEIGKLGLEPGTKYGEEGRGFLRMNVACSFETVQDGVERFKKAFIQ, from the coding sequence TTGTCTATTTTTGATCAAACGATTAAACGCCGTTACACAAACTCTATCAAATGGGATGCAATGGAAAAAGTTTATGGGCTTCAAGATGCATCAGATATTTTACCTATGTGGGTAGCCGATATGGATTTTGCTCCTCCAGCAGCCGTTACAAAGGCTTTACAGCAATATTTGGAGCACGCTGTTTTTGGCTATAGCTTGATTGGTGAAGAAGCTTTACAGTCAATCGTAGACTGGCAAAAGGCTCGTCATGATTGGCAAATTCATAAAGACTCTATTTTATTCTGTAATGGTGTTGTTGCTGCTTTAGCGAATTGCATTGTCGCATTAACAGAGCCTAATGATAAAATATTGATTTCATCACCAATCTATCCACCATTCTTTACGATACCGAAAAACAATGCTCGTGAAGTTGTTAGTTGTCCTTTGGTTGAAAAGGACGGAACATTTACCTATGATTTTGAAGCCTTTGAACAGGCTCTTGCTCAAAATATAAAAGCCTATATATTATGTAATCCTCATAATCCAGGTGGCTATGTATGGGATGAGGCAACATTAAAGGAAATTATCCGCCTTTGTGCAAAATACGATGTTTTAATTATTTCTGATGAGATTCATGCCGATCTAATGTTAAATGGTGAAAAGCATACTCCATTAGCAAAAATTGCAGGTGATGAAATAGATCGTATTATCACATGTATGGCTCCTACTAAAACGTTTAACCTAGCTGGTATTCAAGTTGCTTATATGATTGTGACAGATAAGAAAAAGCGTCTTCAATTAGAGGCAGTCAATATGGCAAGTGGACAAGGTCTATTAAATTCATTTGCCCCTGTAGCACTTCACGCGGCTTATACAGAAGGCGCTCCTTGGTTGGAGGAATTGCTTTCGTATATTTCTGCTAATATGGACTATGTAAAAGCAGAGCTAGAGAAAATTCCGGGCATTTATGTAGCAAAGCCGCAATCCACGTACTTACTATGGATTGATTATCGACAATTAGCGCTTGACGAAAAGAATGTTATGAAGCGTTTATTAGAAATTGGTAAACTGGGACTAGAGCCAGGAACAAAATACGGCGAAGAAGGTCGTGGTTTCTTACGTATGAATGTAGCTTGTTCATTTGAAACAGTTCAGGATGGCGTAGAGCGTTTTAAAAAAGCCTTTATACAATAA
- a CDS encoding peptidylprolyl isomerase: protein MFPQLTTDVQAGEVLVEMNTTLGTIKIKLFPEQAPKTVENFLGHAKSGYYNGIIFHRVIQDFMIQGGDPTGTGMGGESIWGDSFEDEFSNELFNLRGALSMANAGPNTNGSQFFIVQMKHLPSDMLRQLQGAGFPEEIIEAYAQNGGTPWLDHKHTVFGHVVEGMDIVDKIAEVEKDFRDKPLEDVKIESITVFE, encoded by the coding sequence ATGTTTCCACAATTAACAACAGATGTACAAGCAGGCGAAGTGCTTGTAGAAATGAACACAACACTAGGCACAATCAAAATTAAATTATTTCCAGAGCAGGCGCCTAAAACAGTTGAAAACTTTTTAGGTCATGCAAAATCAGGCTATTATAACGGCATTATTTTCCACCGTGTTATTCAGGACTTTATGATTCAAGGTGGTGACCCAACTGGTACTGGTATGGGTGGCGAATCTATTTGGGGCGATTCTTTTGAAGATGAGTTCTCTAATGAATTATTTAACCTACGTGGTGCGTTATCAATGGCAAATGCAGGTCCAAACACAAACGGTTCTCAATTCTTTATTGTACAAATGAAGCACCTGCCAAGCGATATGCTGCGTCAATTACAAGGTGCAGGCTTCCCAGAAGAAATTATTGAAGCCTATGCACAAAATGGAGGAACACCTTGGTTAGACCATAAACATACGGTATTCGGTCATGTTGTAGAAGGTATGGATATTGTGGATAAAATTGCAGAGGTAGAAAAAGACTTCCGTGATAAGCCACTAGAAGATGTGAAAATTGAGTCAATTACAGTCTTTGAATAA
- a CDS encoding transglycosylase domain-containing protein, whose amino-acid sequence MKKAFGFFIILLSLPALWWISTNIRAEIHTAQAHEKQLAQAIHLPEVQTQLPVTLIDRDGQTFSEEYVEWRQPLTLQEIPQIAQEIFIASEDADFYEHIGFDLSAIIRAVVANSNTNTTSQGGSTITQQLVRMRYLSEEKTYERKLTELFYAYELEKEFDKEAILTMYLNESYFSNQVYGIGGAATYYFQKPLQQLSIAEIAFIAAIPNNPSLYNPLKNFDQTKARQERLLDTLAANGSITKENAEAYKAETITLNIKEKIQSYPMYSTYVLQELKWLVADTEGYTDRLNYTNSEEEKKTIKAQLDNRLQSLLQNGLIIYTALDPTKQLHDENNMTAILGAGQLQAAGAVIDNQSREVVSLYAGKSYEKFDYHRAFQGTRQPGSAFKPLAVYAPFFETTTYTPDSTVNGGNYCIGSFCPQNYGGYTYGDVSIRTAFRYSYNTSALRLFQTVGIDTAFHYLDRFHFRSIVDRDRNYAASLGGLTYGVTALELADAYTSFIDGSYALAHSIRKVTALDGTTLYSWNTEREQIWSAKTVQYMHELLADVVANGTGQGVYSNSSYIGAKTGTTNDYRDYWLAGLNDRYTAAVWLGYDKPQSMQSLEQYKIHHQLFNVLLE is encoded by the coding sequence ATGAAAAAAGCTTTTGGTTTTTTTATTATACTACTATCATTACCTGCACTATGGTGGATTAGTACAAATATTCGGGCTGAGATTCATACAGCTCAAGCACATGAGAAACAGCTTGCTCAAGCTATTCATTTACCCGAAGTGCAAACACAGCTCCCTGTAACACTAATTGATCGAGATGGACAAACATTTAGTGAGGAATATGTCGAATGGCGACAGCCACTTACATTACAAGAAATTCCACAAATTGCCCAGGAAATATTTATTGCTAGTGAGGATGCTGATTTTTATGAGCATATTGGCTTTGACTTAAGTGCCATTATTCGTGCAGTTGTAGCCAATTCTAATACAAATACAACCTCTCAAGGTGGTAGTACCATCACACAGCAACTCGTTCGTATGCGTTATTTATCAGAGGAAAAAACATATGAACGAAAATTAACAGAGCTTTTTTATGCCTATGAATTAGAAAAAGAATTTGATAAAGAAGCTATTTTAACAATGTATTTGAACGAATCCTATTTTAGCAATCAAGTGTATGGAATTGGTGGAGCAGCCACCTATTATTTTCAAAAGCCTCTCCAACAATTATCTATTGCTGAAATAGCTTTTATTGCTGCTATTCCAAACAATCCATCACTTTATAACCCATTAAAAAATTTTGACCAAACAAAAGCAAGGCAGGAACGCTTATTAGATACATTAGCAGCAAATGGCTCCATTACTAAAGAAAATGCTGAAGCATATAAGGCTGAAACAATTACATTAAACATTAAAGAGAAAATTCAAAGCTATCCTATGTACAGTACCTATGTTTTACAGGAGTTAAAATGGTTAGTAGCTGATACAGAAGGCTATACAGATCGCCTTAACTATACAAATAGTGAAGAAGAGAAGAAAACCATTAAAGCACAGCTAGATAATCGACTTCAATCATTATTGCAAAATGGACTTATTATTTACACAGCTCTCGACCCAACTAAGCAGCTTCATGATGAAAATAATATGACAGCTATCTTAGGGGCAGGTCAATTGCAAGCAGCAGGAGCTGTTATTGACAATCAATCACGAGAAGTTGTTAGCCTCTATGCGGGGAAAAGCTATGAAAAATTTGATTATCATCGTGCCTTTCAAGGTACACGTCAGCCAGGCTCTGCCTTTAAGCCACTTGCTGTTTATGCACCTTTTTTTGAAACGACAACCTATACACCTGACTCTACTGTAAATGGTGGCAATTATTGTATTGGCTCATTTTGTCCACAAAACTATGGAGGCTACACATATGGGGATGTATCTATACGCACAGCATTTCGTTATAGCTACAATACATCAGCATTACGACTGTTCCAAACAGTTGGGATTGACACAGCCTTTCATTATTTAGATCGTTTCCACTTCCGCTCCATTGTGGATAGGGATCGTAATTATGCTGCATCATTGGGTGGGCTAACATATGGAGTAACAGCATTAGAGCTAGCTGATGCTTATACAAGCTTTATTGATGGGTCTTATGCGCTTGCACATAGTATTCGAAAAGTAACAGCGCTGGATGGAACAACACTTTATAGCTGGAATACAGAGCGCGAGCAAATTTGGTCAGCAAAAACTGTCCAATATATGCATGAACTATTAGCAGATGTTGTGGCAAATGGCACAGGTCAAGGGGTTTACAGCAACAGTAGCTATATTGGGGCAAAAACAGGTACAACGAATGACTACCGAGATTACTGGCTTGCTGGTCTCAACGATCGCTACACAGCAGCAGTATGGCTAGGCTACGACAAACCCCAATCCATGCAAAGCTTAGAACAATACAAAATCCATCATCAATTATTTAATGTTTTACTAGAATAA
- a CDS encoding DUF5366 family protein produces MRNPYIYGYLPLITILLFSLTFGMYAVGKSLQVFQAIGVYSGMREFLSDFELRVFLLIVFAIAFFMVFSALKLVGETIHELGMLFFSKDSDGATVHQARGGYIILFIGAMCSAFAIQFIYVLVGIFILTIFAYFIYLIYKMSHFMSMGSTIGLLVFELFMWAILLTLVIYVILKLYNGILASLPFAH; encoded by the coding sequence ATGAGGAACCCATATATCTATGGTTATTTACCATTAATTACAATTTTATTATTTAGTTTAACATTTGGCATGTATGCTGTGGGAAAATCGTTACAAGTTTTTCAAGCAATCGGTGTTTATTCAGGCATGCGAGAATTTTTATCCGATTTTGAATTACGTGTATTTTTATTGATTGTTTTTGCCATTGCTTTTTTTATGGTCTTTTCAGCGCTTAAACTAGTAGGGGAAACGATTCATGAGCTAGGCATGCTGTTCTTTTCAAAAGATAGTGATGGGGCAACAGTACACCAAGCTAGAGGCGGCTATATTATTTTATTTATTGGTGCAATGTGTTCAGCCTTTGCGATTCAATTTATTTATGTGCTAGTCGGCATCTTTATTTTAACGATATTTGCCTACTTTATTTATTTGATTTACAAAATGAGCCATTTTATGTCCATGGGCAGCACAATTGGCTTGTTGGTTTTTGAGCTGTTTATGTGGGCAATCCTATTAACATTAGTGATTTATGTTATCTTAAAATTATATAATGGTATTTTGGCAAGCTTACCATTTGCGCATTAG
- a CDS encoding Na+/H+ antiporter subunit A, with the protein MLQVLYIFIPMLVAIFVPLLYKRMKHIHTGWFVLAVPATLAIIYATYIAQVAKGEVFTAELPWIPSLDISVISYLDGLSLLFSLLITGIGSLVVLYSIFYLDKHKEKLHNFYVYLLLFMSAMLGVVQSDHLITLYFFWELTSISSFLLIGYWYTRDASRLGALKSMMITVGGGLMMLGGFVLLYLMGGTFSIRELITIAPNLVEHPFFTWSLILLLLGAFTKSAQFPFYIWLPDAMEAPTPVSAYLHSATMVKAGIYLVARFTPIFAASELWVWLVTGIGILTLFWGSFFAIKQTDLKGILAFSTVSQLGLIMSLLGASAVAFHTNSSVDTIKYAAFAAIFHLINHATFKGSLFMIAGIVDHETGTRDIRKLGGLMSIMPISFTVAAIGSLSMAGLPPFNGFLSKEMFLTAMLALQKFEFFGFDTWGALFPIVAWVASIFTFIYSFYFVAKTFTGNYKPEQLPHQPHEAPIGMLISPIILAVFVIAIFFVPNFIGDMFVKPAVQAIQPFLYTAPQDVDIHVAAWHGHITPELLMTIGIVIIGVLLFVALPKWQGLYQYLPQAFTLNNAYDKMMQGLDTGLNRLSQRYMTESMRHYLLYMFSGITVIVIGSLFIKDAFRIAWQEASPIRPYEIIIVVVLVIGTAIVILAKSRLTAIIGLGAVGYTVALFFVIFNAPDLALTQLVIETISVALFLMAFYHLPRMGKREERMKFQLHRAIISITVGIMVTLVALSAHSQKLIPSISKYYEETVYSLAGGGNIVNVILVDYRGFDTLFEITVLGIAGMGILAMIKLRMNRKEKTHENK; encoded by the coding sequence TTGTTACAAGTACTTTATATTTTCATACCAATGCTTGTTGCAATATTCGTGCCACTTTTGTATAAACGCATGAAACATATTCACACAGGCTGGTTTGTTCTTGCTGTACCTGCTACACTTGCAATTATTTATGCAACTTATATTGCTCAAGTAGCAAAAGGAGAAGTATTTACTGCAGAGCTACCTTGGATTCCATCGCTCGATATTTCAGTTATCTCTTATTTAGATGGACTTAGCTTATTATTCTCGCTGCTAATTACTGGTATTGGCTCATTAGTTGTACTTTACTCCATTTTTTACTTAGACAAGCATAAAGAAAAATTACATAATTTTTATGTTTATTTACTACTATTTATGTCTGCAATGCTAGGAGTTGTACAGTCAGACCATTTAATCACACTTTATTTCTTTTGGGAGCTAACATCAATTTCATCATTTTTACTAATTGGCTACTGGTATACACGAGATGCCTCACGCCTTGGTGCATTAAAGTCAATGATGATTACAGTTGGTGGCGGCTTAATGATGCTAGGAGGATTTGTTCTTCTTTATTTAATGGGTGGAACTTTCTCCATACGTGAGCTAATTACGATAGCACCTAATTTAGTCGAACATCCTTTCTTTACATGGTCACTAATATTATTACTATTAGGTGCGTTTACCAAATCCGCACAATTCCCATTCTACATTTGGCTGCCAGATGCAATGGAAGCGCCAACACCCGTGAGTGCCTACCTTCACTCTGCAACAATGGTGAAAGCAGGTATTTATTTAGTTGCGCGCTTTACACCAATTTTTGCTGCATCTGAGCTTTGGGTATGGCTAGTAACAGGTATCGGTATTTTAACACTTTTCTGGGGTTCCTTCTTTGCTATCAAGCAAACGGACTTAAAAGGAATTCTAGCATTTTCTACCGTCAGTCAGCTTGGGCTTATTATGTCACTGCTTGGGGCAAGTGCCGTTGCATTTCATACAAATAGCTCAGTCGATACGATTAAATATGCGGCTTTTGCTGCTATTTTCCATCTTATCAACCATGCAACATTTAAGGGTAGTCTGTTTATGATTGCAGGAATTGTGGACCATGAAACAGGTACGCGTGATATTCGAAAGCTTGGTGGCTTAATGAGCATTATGCCAATAAGCTTTACCGTTGCTGCAATTGGAAGCTTATCAATGGCTGGTCTTCCTCCATTCAATGGCTTCTTAAGTAAGGAAATGTTTTTAACAGCTATGCTGGCACTACAAAAGTTTGAATTTTTCGGCTTTGATACATGGGGAGCACTTTTCCCAATTGTCGCTTGGGTCGCTAGTATTTTCACATTTATTTATAGCTTTTATTTTGTTGCTAAAACATTTACAGGTAATTACAAACCAGAACAATTACCACACCAACCACATGAAGCACCAATTGGCATGCTTATTTCGCCAATTATTTTAGCAGTATTTGTAATCGCTATCTTTTTCGTACCAAACTTTATCGGCGATATGTTTGTAAAGCCAGCCGTGCAGGCGATTCAACCATTTTTATATACAGCACCACAAGATGTTGATATTCATGTGGCTGCTTGGCATGGACATATTACGCCTGAGCTATTAATGACGATTGGTATTGTTATTATTGGTGTTTTATTATTTGTTGCCTTACCAAAATGGCAGGGGCTCTATCAATACTTGCCACAAGCATTCACATTGAACAATGCTTATGACAAAATGATGCAAGGGTTAGATACTGGCTTAAATCGTCTATCACAACGTTATATGACAGAATCAATGCGTCACTACTTACTCTATATGTTTAGCGGCATTACGGTAATTGTGATAGGTTCTCTTTTTATCAAAGATGCCTTTCGCATTGCTTGGCAAGAAGCATCACCGATTCGACCGTATGAAATTATCATTGTGGTCGTTTTAGTAATCGGTACAGCCATTGTTATCTTAGCAAAATCACGACTTACAGCCATTATTGGGCTAGGTGCTGTAGGCTACACGGTTGCTTTATTCTTTGTTATTTTTAACGCACCTGATTTAGCCCTTACACAGCTTGTTATTGAAACCATTTCAGTAGCATTATTTTTAATGGCATTTTACCATCTACCAAGAATGGGCAAACGAGAAGAGCGTATGAAATTCCAATTACATCGTGCCATTATTTCGATTACGGTTGGTATTATGGTAACGCTTGTAGCACTATCTGCTCACTCTCAAAAGCTGATTCCATCTATTTCTAAATATTATGAGGAAACAGTTTATTCATTAGCGGGTGGAGGCAATATTGTCAATGTTATTTTAGTAGACTATCGTGGCTTTGATACATTATTTGAAATTACGGTACTAGGCATTGCTGGAATGGGTATTTTAGCTATGATTAAGTTGCGTATGAATCGAAAGGAGAAAACACATGAAAACAAATGA
- a CDS encoding Na(+)/H(+) antiporter subunit B yields MKTNDVIIQFTAKIVFFIIFFFSIHIFLAGHYTPGGGFVGGLLTSSAIVLLIITFDINTIRHILPINYTYFTAGGLLLALATAAYPMFVGKPFFTHFFDYFDLPLLGKQSLHTAMLFDTGVYLVVVGVTMTIIQTIGEDE; encoded by the coding sequence ATGAAAACAAATGATGTGATTATACAATTTACTGCTAAAATTGTATTCTTTATTATTTTCTTCTTCTCCATTCATATTTTTCTAGCAGGGCATTACACTCCTGGGGGTGGCTTTGTTGGTGGACTGTTAACATCAAGCGCTATTGTACTTTTAATTATAACATTTGATATTAATACAATTCGCCATATTTTACCTATCAATTATACGTATTTTACAGCTGGTGGCTTACTGCTAGCTCTTGCAACAGCAGCATACCCAATGTTTGTTGGCAAGCCGTTTTTCACACATTTCTTTGATTATTTTGATTTACCGCTGCTAGGCAAACAGTCACTCCATACGGCTATGCTGTTTGATACGGGCGTTTATTTGGTTGTTGTGGGTGTTACGATGACCATTATTCAAACGATTGGGGAGGATGAATAA